A window of the Falco biarmicus isolate bFalBia1 chromosome 10, bFalBia1.pri, whole genome shotgun sequence genome harbors these coding sequences:
- the KNSTRN gene encoding small kinetochore-associated protein isoform X1, whose product MEGEFCRIPVYDVLHRAGYLAEIQMAFPSKKQCVSKTPDLDFNEDPNSFNSNVPADGISKATNQGLPKSAKKVEPLSKKSATRGHINRYKLEAELKTKNQLLETAKQQLHSRLTGAQGTIKELKEENEGLLQEIEKLKKFQQTCMVILESRNIDPVTGSNILEEEEKAQECQKQTVLLTEKLVEELRLFNQTAAKEKEVLQMAMDKWKSAEEERHQSLEKHSAFQAEIKECSATLNDLELLLAM is encoded by the exons ATGGAGGGTGAGTTCTGCCGCATCCCCGTCTACGATGTGCTGCACCGCGCTGGGTATCTCGCGG aaatacaaatggCTTTTCCTTCAAAGAAACAATGTGTCAGCAAAACACCAGATCTAGATTTCAACGAAGATCCCAATTCTTTTAACTCAAATGTTCCAGCAGATGGTATCTCCAAAGCTACAAACCAAGg GTTGCCTAAATCTGCTAAGAAAGTGGAACCGCTTTCAAAGAAGTCAGCTACAAGAGG ACATATCAACAGATACAAACTAGAAGCAGAGCTGAAGACCAAGAATCAGCTATTAGAAACAGCCAAACAGCAGCTACACTCCAGACTAACAGGAGCACAG GGTACTATAAAGGAGTTAAAGGAGGAGAATGAAGGCCTGCTACAAGAAATTGAGAAGCTCAAGAAATTTCAGCAGACTTGCATGGTGAttttagaaagcagaaacattgATCCTG TTACAGGCAGCAACAttttggaggaggaagaaaaggcacAGGAATGCCAGAAGCAGACAGTG CTGTTAACTGAGAAGCTCGTAGAAGAATTGAGGCTATTTAATCaaacagctgcaaaagaaaaggaggtgCTTCAG ATGGCAATGGACAAGTGGAAGTCAGCAGAAGAAGAGAGACACCAGTCCCTGGAGAAGCATTCTGCCTTTCAAGCAGAAATTAAGGAATGTTCAGCAACACTTAACGATTTGGAGCTGCTCCTGGCAATGTGA
- the KNSTRN gene encoding small kinetochore-associated protein isoform X2: MEEIQMAFPSKKQCVSKTPDLDFNEDPNSFNSNVPADGISKATNQGLPKSAKKVEPLSKKSATRGHINRYKLEAELKTKNQLLETAKQQLHSRLTGAQGTIKELKEENEGLLQEIEKLKKFQQTCMVILESRNIDPVTGSNILEEEEKAQECQKQTVLLTEKLVEELRLFNQTAAKEKEVLQMAMDKWKSAEEERHQSLEKHSAFQAEIKECSATLNDLELLLAM; this comes from the exons ATGGAGG aaatacaaatggCTTTTCCTTCAAAGAAACAATGTGTCAGCAAAACACCAGATCTAGATTTCAACGAAGATCCCAATTCTTTTAACTCAAATGTTCCAGCAGATGGTATCTCCAAAGCTACAAACCAAGg GTTGCCTAAATCTGCTAAGAAAGTGGAACCGCTTTCAAAGAAGTCAGCTACAAGAGG ACATATCAACAGATACAAACTAGAAGCAGAGCTGAAGACCAAGAATCAGCTATTAGAAACAGCCAAACAGCAGCTACACTCCAGACTAACAGGAGCACAG GGTACTATAAAGGAGTTAAAGGAGGAGAATGAAGGCCTGCTACAAGAAATTGAGAAGCTCAAGAAATTTCAGCAGACTTGCATGGTGAttttagaaagcagaaacattgATCCTG TTACAGGCAGCAACAttttggaggaggaagaaaaggcacAGGAATGCCAGAAGCAGACAGTG CTGTTAACTGAGAAGCTCGTAGAAGAATTGAGGCTATTTAATCaaacagctgcaaaagaaaaggaggtgCTTCAG ATGGCAATGGACAAGTGGAAGTCAGCAGAAGAAGAGAGACACCAGTCCCTGGAGAAGCATTCTGCCTTTCAAGCAGAAATTAAGGAATGTTCAGCAACACTTAACGATTTGGAGCTGCTCCTGGCAATGTGA
- the DISP2 gene encoding protein dispatched homolog 2, whose translation MEAAPGPPRREQRPEGTRRGRGPAEPREKQNAGPCQTCLAMPEIGNTEPSYSGTSWERICPVHHCPIPASPRLGGDHLPSSSHTLGPVSTQSNGQVPSSSQDSQQQHLYYPCNQHEPQGSYSLPQLPGHGQRPVLCSHLSSSDPMPASHHEASESPWKQWSPRQRRPVQHHVVTVRHDKAFRMPKSYSQLIAEWPIAVLVLCSVMAVVCTVAGLLVGNLPDFSEPLMGFEPRDTDIGRKLVVWRNVESHTGYKKTFSLSPYAKKKSYDDIGINRGQKAAQGEQEARTRRMVEQIYRADGFFCGPPEKSYSQLVFMSTTAGSLWNLQAIQSMCQIEQDKIRSHVHFRDLCQRTETNECCPSWSLGNYIAVLYNRSSCLEITQGDISHTLALLRACAPDYHKGILTPSCIGPETVRQKHSQCAQVPEKCTRFNAIYQLLHFLVDRDFLSPQTIEYQVPSLKYSLLFLPTRKGASMMGIYLDNLESWDLFDNYTSITGMDLGLKQKLFQHYLLLDTKYPVLAILAIFLSISFYLRSVFITLMILLAVVSSLMISYFLYKVAFRFTYFPFVNLTAVIILSSICANHTFVFFDLWNLSKNQNPSAGLSQWVSQTMHHFAYLTVASCFTMGAAFYASYISNIIAIRCFAIYMGTSVLVNLLFMMTWLPSSAVLYERYIATTCTYKPEDYWNNTGHKRVALSLHYILRSLQNTLSETSKLLFEKLLPCGVIKFRYIWICWFAALAIGGAYISCSNPKLKLPTLETSSVQVFRLSHPFERYDSEYCHQFMFERLEHGEGQRMPVTIVWGILPLDNGDHLDPKSNGTLVTDVTFTIQNPDAQKWLLEFCQKVKNKTFYYPDTEQKSTVCFMEEFLRWMDSRQCSQRDHSFNLCCNQFSFPYGSEVFLHCIKMMLLEQGREGAEMYDLGLRFDGEGNLAALVLQFQTVYHYSFNYSKAKQFYEEISLWVAEEMKTAPVGLQNGWFTSKLELYNLQHSLSTETMVVMGLSIAISFVVLLLTTWNVLLSIFSVTAIAGTVLVTIGLLVLLEWQLNAVESLFISAAVGLSVDFTVNYCISYHLCPHSDRLSRVAFSLKQMSCATAMAASALFSAGVIMLPATVLAYRKLGIFIMMIKCISCGFASFFFQSLCCFFGPEKNCGQILWPCAHTMKDYSDDSGLNGSFSCGGSEKQNRLRKVQESNTANEQYELQPLSRKLSDSFDNSTSTSKLSNRPSVLSEDIQAEDNRCPRIGMHPSLERETQNLQETLRDQQVGLCQCPALQTSSPYKHSNSEGENHRERLCQDCRCRKYGLQAWDGSGLDHIQLAGMKEEGQLNKSQCSSDTAQQQSDYTSDNSHLPAADTYKIHRCLCSLGSSFDMLNISSETSISDFEQGLKLAESASSCPDVLELSDSYSQTERGYLNRKRDTLRLDLRETVFDITPAASQQNSSSWKNRFGLGSEGPVVLPNSQPDMPDVWIKRSSAQSSGYNS comes from the exons agaaaaacaaaatgcaggaCCTTGCCAGACCTGTCTCGCTATGCCAGAGATCGGGAACACCGAGCCCAGCTACAGTGGCACTTCCTGGGAACGAATCTGCCCGGTCCATCACTGCCCCATTCCTGcctcccccaggctggggggagaCCACTTGCCCTCCTCCAGCCACACGCTCGGGCCAGTCTCCACCCAGTCCAATGGCCAGGTACCATCGAGCTCCCAGgactcacagcagcagcatctgtaTTACCCCTGCAACCAGCACGAGCCTCAAGGCAGTtacagcctgccccagctccctgggcatgGCCAGAGGCCTGTGTTGTGTTCCCACCTTTCCAGCAGTGATCCCATGCCAGCTTCCCACCATGAGGCCTCAGAAAGCCCCTGGAAACAGTGGTCCCCCAGGCAGCGACGGCCGGTGCAGCATCACGTTGTAACAGTCAG acATGACAAAGCTTTCAGGATGCCAAAAAG TTATTCTCAACTGATTGCGGAGTGGCCCATCGCCGTCCTGGTGCTGTGTTCAGTGATGGCTGTGGTTTGCACAGTAGCTGGCTTGCTTGTTGGGAATTTGCCTGACTTTTCAGAACCTTTAATG GGTTTTGAGCCACGAGATACTGACATCGGCAGAAAGCTCGTTGTGTGGAGGAATGTAGAGAGCCATACAGGCTACAAGAAgaccttttccctttctccctaTGCCAAGAAGAAAAG CTATGATGATATTGGCATCAACAGAGGACAGAAGGCTGCTCAGGGAGAACAAGAAGCCAGGACACGGAGAATGGTGGAGCAAATCTACAGAGCGGATGGTTTCTTTTGTGGTCCCCCAG aaaagagCTATTCCCAGCTGGTTTTTATGTCCACAACTGCTGGGAGCTTATGGAACTTGCAAGCTATTCAGTCCATGTGTCAAATTGAACAAGACAAG atACGCTCACATGTTCATTTTAGAGACCTCTGCCAACGTACTGAAACCAATGAATGCTGCCCAAGCTGGTCTCTGGGGAACTACATTGCTGTCCTGTACAATAGGTCTTCGTGTTTGGAGATAACCCAAGGAGATATTTCCCATACCCTGGCTCTCCTTCGTGCCTGTGCTCCAGACTACCACAAAGGTATCCTCACTCCATCTTGCATAGGTCCTGAGACTGTGAGACAGAAACACTCTCAGTGTGCCCAAGTCCCAGAAAAATGTACCCGCTTCAATGCCATTTACCAGCTTCTTCACTTCTTGGTTGACAGAGACTTTCTTAGTCCCCAGACAATTGAGTACCAAGTGCCATCTCTCAAATACAGCCTGCTATTTTTGCCTACAAGGAAAGGTGCATCTATGATGGGGATCTACTTAGACAATCTTGAATCCTGGGATCTGTTTGATAACTACACATCTATCACTGGAATGGACCTGGGCCTTAAACAGAAACTATTCCAGCACTATCTTTTACTGGATACTAAATATCCAGTCCTGGCAATATTAGCTATTTTTctaagcatttctttttatttacgCTCAGTCTTTATTACCTTAATGATCCTGCTCGCTGTTGTCAGTTCTTTAATGATCTCCTATTTCTTGTACAAGGTGGCCTTCAGATTCACCTATTTCCCTTTTGTAAACCTGACAGCAGTCATCATTCTCAGCAGCATTTGTGCCAACCACACCTTTGTCTTCTTTGACCTCTGGAACCTCAGCAAGAACCAGAACCCTTCCGCTGGGCTTTCTCAGTGGGTGAGTCAAACCATGCACCATTTTGCATATCTCACGGTGGCATCTTGCTTCACAATGGGCGCTGCCTTCTACGCCAGCTACATTAGCAATATCATAGCCATCCGCTGCTTTGCTATTTACATGGGCACCTCCGTGCTGGTGAATCTGCTGTTCATGATGACTTGGCTTCCTTCTTCGGCTGTGCTGTATGAGCGCTACATAGCAACGACCTGCACTTACAAGCCAGAAGACTACTGGAACAATACTGGTCATAAGAGAGTCGCTCTCTCCCTCCATTACATTCTCAGGAGTCTCCAGAACACACTGTCTGAAACCTCCAAGCTGCTGTTTGAAAAGCTTCTACCTTGTGGGGTCATCAAGTTTCGGTACATCTGGATCTGCTGGTTTGCTGCCTTAGCAATAGGAGGTGCCTACATCTCCTGTTCCAACCCCAAACTCAAACTCCCGACTCTCGAGACGTCGTCTGTCCAGGTGTTCAGACTGAGCCACCCCTTCGAAAGGTACGATTCTGAGTACTGCCACCAGTTCATGTTTGAGAGGCTGGAGCATGGAGAAGGGCAGCGTATGCCTGTCACAATAGTCTGGGGCATTCTGCCCCTGGATAACGGGGACCATTTAGATCCAAAAAGCAATGGCACCCTAGTGACAGATGTCACCTTCACAATCCAAAACCCTGATGCCCAGAAGTGGCTCCTTGAATTCTGCCAAAAAGTGAAGAACAAAACTTTCTATTACCCTGACACAGAGCAGAAATCTACAGTGTGCTTCATGGAGGAGTTCCTCAGGTGGATGGACAGTCGCCAGTGCTCCCAGCGAGACCACAGCTTCAACCTTTGCTGTAaccagttttctttcccttacgGAAGCGAAGTCTTCCTACACTGCATCAAAATGATGCTCCTGgaacagggcagggaaggggcagaaaTGTACGATCTGGGCCTCAGGTTTGACGGGGAGGGAAATCTCGCTGCCTTAGTGCTGCAGTTTCAAACTGTTTATCACTATAGCTTCAACTACAGCAAAGCCAAACAATTCTATGAGGAAATCAGCCTCTGGGTagcagaggaaatgaaaactgcCCCTGTGGGGCTTCAGAATGGATGGTTTACCAGTAAACTAGAGCTGTACAACCTCCAGCACAGTCTCAGCACAGAAACAATGGTGGTCATGGGGCTCTCCATAGCCATTTCctttgtggtgctgctgctcactACCTGGAATGTTCTCCTTAGCATTTTCTCTGTTACTGCCATTGCGGGCACTGTCCTGGTAACCATCGGCCTTTTGGTCCTCTTGGAGTGGCAGCTCAATGCAGTGGAGTCTCTCTTCATTTCAGCTGCAGTAGGTCTCTCCGTTGACTTTACTGTCAACTACTGCATCTCCTATCATCTTTGCCCCCATTCTGACCGCCTGAGCCGAGTGGCCTTCTCCCTGAAGCAGATGAGCTGTGCCACGGCCATGGCAGCTTCTGCTCTCTTCTCTGCAGGGGTCATTATGTTGCCTGCCACGGTCCTGGCATATAGGAAGCTGGGGATATTCATCATGATGATCAAGTGTATCAGCTGTGGGTTTGCCAGCTTCTTCTTCCAgtccctgtgctgcttcttcGGCCCAGAGAAGAACTGTGGGCAGATCCTTTGGCCTTGTGCCCACACCATGAAAGACTATTCTGATGACTCCGGGCTGAACGGAAGCTTTTCCTGTGGGGGGAGTGAGAAGCAAAACCGGTTGCGGAAGGTCCAGGAGTCCAACACTGCAAACGAGCAATACGAGCTCCAGCCCTTGTCCAGAAAACTCAGTGACAGTTTTGACAACAGCACTTCCACAAGCAAGTTGTCCAACCGGCCATCAGTGCTCTCTGAAGACATACAAGCTGAAGACAACAGGTGCCCCAGAATAGGAATGCATCCCTCCCTTGAAAGAGAGACGCAGAATCTGCAGGAGACCCTTAGAGACCAGCAGGTTGGCCTGTGCCAGTGTCCTGCTTTGCAAACTTCCTCTCCTTACAAGCACAGCAATTCAGAAGGAGAAAATCACCGGGAGAGACTCTGCCAAGACTGTCGATGTCGGAAGTATGGTCTGCAAGCTTGGGATGGGTCTGGGCTGGACCATATCCAGCTGGCTGGCATGAAAGAAGAAGGGCAGCTCAATAAATCACAGTGCTCTAGTGacactgcccagcagcagtCAGATTATACCTCAGACAACAGCCATCTTCCTGCTGCTGACACCTACAAAATTCACAGATGCCTTTGTTCTCTTGGCAGCTCTTTTGACATGCTCAACATCTCCAGTGAGACGTCGATTAGCGATTTTGAGCAAGGCCTAAAGCTTGCTGAATCTGCCAGTTCTTGTCCTGATGTCTTAGAGCTGTCTGATTCGTACAGTCAAACAGAGAGAGGTTACTTGAACAGGAAGAGAGATACCCTGCGGCTGGACCTGAGGGAGACTGTCTTTGATATCACTCCAGCAGCATCGCAGCAGAACAGCTCTTCATGGAAAAATCGATTTGGATTAGGCAGCGAAGGTCCGGTTGTGTTACCAAACAGCCAACCAGACATGCCTGACGTTTGGATCAAGCGATCTAGTGCACAAAGTTCTGGTTACAACAGCTGA